The Salmo salar chromosome ssa06, Ssal_v3.1, whole genome shotgun sequence genome window below encodes:
- the cldni gene encoding claudin-4, whose protein sequence is MGSTGVQIVCVALGVLGLIGGIVCCAIPRWKVSSFTGQNIVTAQETEEGLWMSCVVQSTGQQQCKSYESMLVLPSDLQAARAMTIISCMVTSLAILILFAGADFTTCVENEDIKPKISLVAGIALLVSGLLLIIPVSWSAHNVIRNFYNPLVAQKMELGTCIFIGWAAGVLLILAGGLLMCFSRAKSGSSGGTAKYYGNSASAPANKNYV, encoded by the exons atGGGATCTACTGGGGTACAGATTGTATGTGTGGCCCTTGGGGTCCTGGGCCTGATCGGGGGCATTGTGTGCTGTGCCATCCCTAGGTGGAAAGTGTCATCATTTACAGGACAGAACATCGTAACGGCACAG gaAACTGAAGAAGGCCTGTGGATGAGCTGTGTGGTGCAGAGTACGGGCCAGCAGCAGTGTAAGAGCTATGAGTCCATGCTGGTCCTGCCATCTGACCTGCAGGCGGCCCGCGCCATGACCATCATCAGCTgcatggtcacctccctggccatCCTTATCTTGTTCGCCGGCGCCGACTTCACCACCTGCGTGGAGAATGAGGACATCAAGCCCAAGATCAGTCTTGTGGCCGGGATCGCCCTGTTGGTGTCtggcctcctcctcatcatccctGTCAGCTGGTCCGCCCACAACGTCATCAGGAACTTCTACAACCCCCTTGTGGCTCAGAAGATGGAGCTGGGAACCTGTATCTTTATTGGCTGGGCTGCTGGGGTGCTGCTGATTCTGGCTGGAGGCCTGCTCATGTGCTTCAGCAGAGCCAAATCTGGCAGCTCGGGAGGAACCGCCAAGTACTACGGCAACAGCGCTTCAGCCCCCGCCAACAAGAACTACGTCTAG